The proteins below come from a single Aegilops tauschii subsp. strangulata cultivar AL8/78 chromosome 6, Aet v6.0, whole genome shotgun sequence genomic window:
- the LOC120966737 gene encoding uncharacterized protein — MALVPNPSQPGLRIYKPSFSYWYPSLEQDSESRSHLLHKIGAFCRKARKRLPRSQNRQPQGLCVGLLDPVSNIVINSLVFSRKCKRDHGSTTCDAVLQEDLERRSLDGLVAFLTRLFPNLAESLAVHYLRLADADTLVAARVIVAHHGMKRFDDSDPAVLDMAPLKCAALAVRHPDPDHLVYAWRNISGRIDDALHLLACLHKPSSDRSHGTSKLARMLKTPPSRRSSIISKLTRMVNNGPPPGCEEDVWWAWRLAASRRSRPCSDPYLHTVLLSRTLQDAIHGFYLQALARLPAGSSFHRSLLKAGYCYGPLDPVSNIIVNTIWYDAAFPRTMKLELDLDVIGTLGLHRVENRSLYGLASFLCTRYHRFDFHQAVQCLVQADANLVLADPNLVLADPNIDPSTRDVLMRCPPSATPTSNAVEAQDPPDTSLEKAFLAAATAASHPNPEAHIKLLTSCKLKSAFRLLHRRPDRLSSQDVKRLAMLLCPESAHDCKRAFLPLPLTVYPRAKLAGMYTRISKKVNALLNAYAQMPNGDPKFELHTICGVNDRVSGPTSFPPKYGHSHVNFVATPKSPCGGAAALFFAEISNNDQDDESFCCHVALPPPCAAQIRCLYCEYIGTRIVHPAGIDFHGRESEFEKMACGKDPRNGDYVPPWRAPYYSNSQIINNRRSFAENVYGRKKEDSLYDDLDEHKSVDLGSISIRQLFLEI; from the exons ATGGCGCTGGTGCCGAACCCAAGCCAACCGGGCCTCCGGATCTACAAACCGAGTTTCTCCTACTGGTACCCTTCGCTGGAGCAAGACTCCGAGTCCAGATCTCATCTGCTGCACAAGATCGGCGCCTTCTGCCGCAAGGCGCGGAAGCGGCTCCCGCGCAGCCAGAACCGCCAGCCGCAGGGCCTCTGCGTCGGCCTCCTCGACCCGGTctccaacatcgtcatcaacagtCTCGTCTTCTCCCGCAAGTGCAAGCGCGACCACGGATCTACTACTTGCGATGCTGTGCTACAGGAGGACCTGGAGCGCCGCTCGCTTGACGGCCTGGTGGCCTTCCTCACCCGCTTGTTCCCCAACCTCGCCGAGAGCCTGGCCGTGCACTACCTGCGTCTTGCCGACGCCGACACCCTCGTCGCCGCCCGTGTCATCGTGGCGCACCACGGCATGAAGAGGTTTGATGACTCGGATCCCGCCGTCCTGGACATGGCCCCTCTCAAGTGTGCCGCGCTGGCCGTCCGGCACCCCGATCCCGACCATCTCGTCTATGCCTGGCGCAACATCTCCGGCCGCATTGACGACGCTCTGCACCTCCTCGCCTGTTTGCACAAACCCTCGTCCGACCGCTCCCATGGCACTAGCAAGCTCGCAAGGATGCTTAAGACACCACCATCCCGCCGCTCCTCCATCATTAGCAAGCTCACCAGGATGGTTAACAACGGACCACCGCCTGGCTGTGAAGAGGACGTGTGGTGGGCGTGGCGGCTCGCGGCATCTCGTCGCAGTCGTCCCTGCAGCGACCCATACCTGCACACCGTCTTGCTCAGCCGGACGCTCCAGGATGCCATCCATGGGTTCTACCTCCAGGCCCTCGCCCGGTTGCCAGCAGGCTCTAGCTTCCACCGCAGCCTGCTCAAGGCCGGCTACTGCTACGGCCCGCTTGATCCcgtctccaacatcattgtcaacACCATCTGGTATGACGCTGCGTTCCCGCGTACGATGAAACTCGAGCTGGACCTGGATGTGATCGGCACGCTGGGTCTCCACCGGGTGGAGAACCGCTCCTTGTATGGCCTGGCCTCCTTCCTCTGCACACGTTATCATCGCTTCGATTTCCATCAAGCTGTGCAATGCCTGGTCCAGGCAGATGCCAACCTTGTGCTCGCCGATCCCAACCTTGTGCTCGCTGATCCTAACATTGATCCTTCCACTCGTGATGTGCTGATGAGGTGCCCACCATCTGCTACCCCCACTAGCAATGCTGTTGAAGCTCAAGACCCCCCGGACACCAGTCTCGAGAAAGCCTTCTTGGCCGCTGCCACCGCAGCCTCTCACCCCAACCCGGAAGCCCATATAAAGCTTCTCACTTCGTGTAAGCTGAAGTCTGCCTTTCGTCTGCTGCATCGTCGGCCTGACAGGCTCTCTTCTCAAGATGTTAAGCGGCTTGCCATGTTGCTGTGTCCCGAATCTGCTCATGACTGCAAGAGGGCATTTCTCCCACTCCCCCTCACAGTTTACCCCCGTGCAAAGCTAGCAGGCATGTATACAAGAATCTCCAAGAAGGTCAACGCTCTGCTGAATGCATATGCTCAGATGCCAAATGGG GATCCCAAATTCGAGCTTCATACGATTTGTGGTGTGAATGATCGTGTCTCCGGCCCTACTTCCTTTCCTCCTAAGTATGGCCACTCTCATGTCAATTTCGTGGCTACTCCCAAAAGCCCTTGTGGTGGTGCTGCGGCTTTGTTTTTTGCTGAAATTAGCAACAATGACCAAGACGACGAGTCCTTCTGTTGCCATGTTGCTCTCCCTCCGCCATGTGCTG CACAAATTCGCTGTCTTTACTGTGAGTACATTGGGACTAGAATTGTGCATCCAgccgggatagatttccatgggCGTGAGTCGGAGTTTGAGAAGATGGCCTGCGGAAAAGACCCCCGTAACGGGGACTATGTTCCTCCATGGAGGGCACCATACTACAGCAACTCGCAAATCATCAACAATAGGCGCAGCTTCGCAGAGAATGTTTATGGCAGAAAGAAAGAAGATAGCCTCTATGATGACTTGGATGAGCACAAGAGTGTGGATCTGGGGTCCATTAGTATTCGACAACTATTTTTAGAAATCTAG